The genomic region TCCTTCCACGTGAATGTTCTAAAATAACTTATATCAATTTTTTGTTAAATATTATTCATGGATATTTTAGAGAAAAAGATGGAGGAAGTAAAATTAGATGTGGATATATATGATCTCCTAGAGCATATGTAACAAGTAATCCCATCCTGCACATTTCTTCAGCAACTGAATCCATTTTCTTCCACACACACCAATGGCGGATGCTACCTACTTTCACGATGACGACGATAATGAAGACCGAAACGACATTCTTCTTTCCAATCCCCCAAATCCCAATGACTATCTTTTCGAATTCGACGTTTTTCCTTCAGATCTCGACTTATTAACACCCTCTCAAGATTCCCCCCAAAGACACAATCTTTCTCCCAACCAACCTCCAATTTCTTCGATTAATCGACAGAATTTTGTAATTGATATGTTCCGTCAACACGTTGATCAATCGCAATCGCATTCTGATTTCAATTCTAGGGTTATTGAACGGAATGAATTTGATTTGCAATTCGGGTTAGGGTTAGGATTAAGGTTTCATATTGAAGAATCTGATAACCCTAGGTACGATGACGGTGATGAATTTGGGGATGATTTCTTTGTACCCAGAAGGAGAATTGGTCGAAATGGTGATCGATCTGGTTCAGGCAATTCGTCGAACAGGTGGGGTGCACGCGAAGTTTTTATAGGTGGGGATAGTTTTGGGTCGGATAACGATGATGCCGGAGATAACGTGGTTGTTGAGGTGGACGATGAAGAAGAAAGGGTTCACCTTTGTTTGAGTGCTTTCAatttagaggatgatgatgatgatgtaatggTGAGTCAGAATATGAACGGAAATGAAGATTTCGAGTGGGAGGAAGTGAATAATCAAAACCACGAACGCCAAAGTTTGAGTATGTTTTTCGGGTCAGAAGCTGATGAAGATGCATCGGTTATACCAGTAATCCCGAATGGTGTTGAAGAATCGCAATGGGAGGTATTGTTAAATGCGCATAATCTGGAACCGAATTTAGATTGGGACGATGATGAATTTGACACCGAATACGAGATGTTTTTTGGGCGGTTTGCAGATAGTGGTGTGTCATCATTGGGTAGGCCGCCTGCTTCTAAACAAGCAATTGAGAATTTGTTGACTGTACTTATGACTAAAGAAGATGCTGAAAAGAATAATATGATTTGTGCGATTTGTAAAGATGAAGTTGAAATTGGGGAAATGGCGACTCAGCTTCCTTGTAGTCATCGTTATCATGGCGATTGCATTGTGCCGTGGTTGGGTATTAGGAATACGTGCCCTGTTTGTCGTTACGAGCTGCAAACTGATGATCTCGATTCTCGAGTACTATTGTAGGAAGGATGATCAAAGGGCCGTTGACCTAGCGGTATGATCTGTGGAAACCTCACTTGGGGCGTTTTGAAATATAAATATTTGTGGTTGTCATATGCTTGTTAGATTGTAGGTTTGACTTTTGAAGAAAATGAACGTAGGAAGGGTTAAAGGATTGCGCGCGCTCAATAAAAAGATGAATAAAAAGTTAGGTTTTAATCGTATAAGTTTTAGTATAGAAGGTATTTTGATATATAGATATAGTTTGATTTGAGTTGAGCAGGATGTAATGTTGatgattttgtattttttttttttttttgatttggaTTAATATGATAGCTAAGTTTCGTTAGCATAACCTTGAGTCTGTTTGTGTTTGAAGTATTGATTGTTGTAAAGATGTTAAAGGCATGTGACTAGTTTTTCATAGGCTGACTATATGTGTTGGGTTCTGGTAGCATTTTTGGGTTTGACCTTTAGGTCTTGGAGGGTTCATATTTTCTAACTCTAACTCGACCCGTTTAGTTGATTTTTCAACAAGTTTAACCCAAACTCAGACAGGTTTAAAATTTGAAACAGAAATAGAAAAGGGTATACGCCCTACACTTTGAAATATTAGAATTCAAGAGTCTAAGTATTTGCGAGTACATGATAATATTAAGGTAAAACCATTTAGTATCTAGAACATATGTTGATGCTACctgttaataataatgtaaacattagtaattagtaattactATAAAATACTTGTGATTTCTGGAAAAATGAATTTGAACTTATGAGATGCagtataatttttagatatttaattgtatTTTTTAAATGGGTTGGTGGGTTTAAAATGGGTTGGGAAGCTTAACTCAACTAAAAGGGGTAGCAGTTCTGACCCGTTTACAACTCAAACTTGGTTATATTCCTGTGCTTTACTTTTGACAGTAATACATCGGACAGATTATAAATTTATAATGACCAACTCAGAGCTAGTCCTCAAACCAATTTGCCCTGCAAATTGCGAAAATGAtagtttaaagattaaaaattgaaTTGTCAGGTTCCTTGACATTAACAAGAAACTGCAACTAGTTTCAAATATCGAAATATTTTTTCTGCAACTAGTTATGTTGGCTATCAGTTAACATAAGGTGACTTCGAAACAAGTTCGGAAAATGTGTTATCGACTTTGGTAAAAAGATGGTATGTTGgtaacattgaaatgtcccgttcatattgattataaacgtttcatattaattgatttcgtcgcgaggttttgacctctatcaaagactgcattcatttttaaaacaaccacaacctttattttatcgataaaggtttaaaaagcattacgtagattatcaagtaatgataatctaaaatgtaccgtttacacacgaccattacataatgatttacaataagaatatattacatcaaaaataagtttcttgaatgcagttttaacataatatcatacaagcatgaactctaaatcttgttcttattttagtatgcaacagcgaaagctcttaataatcacctgagaataaacatgcttaaaacgtcaacaaaaatgttggtgagttataggtttaacctatatattatcaaatcataataatagaccataagatttcatatttcaatatacatcccatacatagagataaaattcattcatatggtgaacacctggtaaccgaaattaacaagatgcatataagaatatcccctatcattccgggaaatccttcggacatgataaaaacaacatcgaagtactaaagcatccggtactttggatggggttcgttaggcccaatagatctatctttaggattcgcttcaattagtagatcggtttactaattcttaggttaccaagcaaaaggggcatattcggcttcgatcattcacccatataatgtagttccaattacttgtgtctatttcgtaaaacatttataaaactgcatgtattctcatcccaaaatattagatttttaaaagtgagactataactcactttcacagatatttcattcctcggaaataagacttagccacggatcgattcacgaacctatacaaatatgtgcatatatatcaaagtatgatcaaaatataattacaactatttttattatgttttaaagatttgagtgtattaagtcagctgtcctcgttaataacctacaactagttgtccacagttagatgtacagaaataaatcgatatatattatcttgaatcaatccacgacctagtgtatacacgtctcaggctagatcacaactcaaagtatatatatttttggaatcaacctcaaccctgtatagctaactccaacattactgcatatatagtgtctatggttgtttcaaataatatatatatacatgggtcgatatgatatgtcaaaacatttgcatacgtgtctatggtatccca from Rutidosis leptorrhynchoides isolate AG116_Rl617_1_P2 chromosome 9, CSIRO_AGI_Rlap_v1, whole genome shotgun sequence harbors:
- the LOC139866806 gene encoding uncharacterized protein, which gives rise to MADATYFHDDDDNEDRNDILLSNPPNPNDYLFEFDVFPSDLDLLTPSQDSPQRHNLSPNQPPISSINRQNFVIDMFRQHVDQSQSHSDFNSRVIERNEFDLQFGLGLGLRFHIEESDNPRYDDGDEFGDDFFVPRRRIGRNGDRSGSGNSSNRWGAREVFIGGDSFGSDNDDAGDNVVVEVDDEEERVHLCLSAFNLEDDDDDVMVSQNMNGNEDFEWEEVNNQNHERQSLSMFFGSEADEDASVIPVIPNGVEESQWEVLLNAHNLEPNLDWDDDEFDTEYEMFFGRFADSGVSSLGRPPASKQAIENLLTVLMTKEDAEKNNMICAICKDEVEIGEMATQLPCSHRYHGDCIVPWLGIRNTCPVCRYELQTDDLDSRVLL